The segment TTCATGCAAGTGGCAGCACTCCAGTGTCAGATAACATTCTAGTCATTTCTGAccttgtaaatattttcaggaagaaCAGCTATTTCAGTCTTAATTAAACGCACTGGTATTCATTGTCTGTTATTACCCTTACTTGTGGGCCCTCACACTGGAGCACAGCAACATGGGGCTGTTTGCAGTCATTTGCAAACAACCTAAAGCATACTTTACAGCGGAGACACACCTCTTTTGACTAGTGTTGGAATGGTGCTCAATTTGACACACTGAGGGCCTTACGCAAACGTGCTGAAAATCTGTTCCAATAGTACATATTCCTTCCTTTGGAAAGGtgcttcttgttttatttttgtaaatcaTATCATACTGAAGGTCACAGGCTTTCCCTGTAACTCACTTCAATCCCAGTGCCctcttgaaattaaaaaaacaaaggcatGAGACACTTCCTTTATTGCTTGATCTTTTTTTACACTCATTTAATTGATCACATTCCATTCAATCTTTTTCTTAAGATCAGAAGAGAAAACTTGTactttgttattaaaaaataagttcCATGTGCACTCTACCAAGCTGTATGAAAAACCCTACTGTAATATAGTCTAAAATAATGatctttacatatttttttaacttttaatagAATGAATGACAGGTTGCCTCCTTGTAAAATGGTCTAAAAATCAGGGGGAAAAGCTTCCATTTAGAATGCCATTAAATTCTGTAGTTTCTGGAAGTATTTCCCATCCAAGCATCGTGACGTATTTCTATGTTGTCATTGCTCCACTTGCTACAGGTGAGCCATAGTTCTCCATCCAGGCATTAGGTTACAATGGATAATAATGGAAAGATTTCACACTGCCACAGTAGAAGCTGCAACCTTTGGAGGCTTGAACCCCCAGGCACACTCCCTCCATCACTCTGCTATCCCCATCCAGTACCACACTGCCACACACTCATGTGcacaagcacagaaaagcatcagCCTGCCCATGCAGACTGGGACAGAGCTTTCTCTTACATTGGGCATGTCAGTTAAGTGGCTTATTAAAGGAAGTTACAACTAAGTTGGTTCCTGTAAGACCAGAGATTGACTAGTGTGTACATGGCTGCATCATTTTGGTGAAGAGAAGACCAGAACTGAGATAATGAATCTAGTGATGGCTCTTGGCTTAGCATGGGTGGGGGTCACACACTCCTTGTGTAACCCATAACCATGGTGACTGGTACAATCAAAATAGCTACTGCTAAAAAGCTCAACAATGTACaggatatagaatcatagaatcatctgagctggaaaagaccttggggatcaccaagtccaaacaGCTAGACAGGTGCTGCACAGCTAAAATTAGTTTGTGTGAAGCCTTGTTTTGATTGCTGGCATGGTGTAAAGGCTGCAGGGACTCCGTCCTGTTTGATATTGGCAGACTGACCTGGACTTCAGAAGGATTGTCAGCAGAAATTATAGTGCACAAAAGCCCATTGACACCTACTTCACGTTAGACCCCTGCATAGCAGCTTTGCTGTTTCAAGGCCAAATGTCCAATATTTTGCATGATGAACCCCCAAAGGAATTATGTGTTTCCTATTTCAGACAAATGATGGGCAACATACTAACTAAAGAACATAGGTAGCCTAAGACCGATCTTAGTGAggttatttacatttttaaatatgagTGAGAACTCAGTCACACTCCCAGTTCAAATCGCAATATGAAGTCACATTACTATATTCTTCTCACATCCTATCGTGTCAGGATACTAAATGGCACCTCTGTCTATTTAGTCATCCTTTGTGACAGGTTTAAATATACCACGAGTATTCAGCTCAGCCTCAGACACTGCTGTGTGATTGTACCCTACGTCATGCTGATACCCTCAGTATTATCATCAGAAACTTATGAGACCGAGTTTGTTTTAAACTTACTCTCTTTTTCAGGCCCGAAAGAAAGTGTGACCTGCCAATGTGCGAAGAGCATGAAGATGAGAGAATCAATATCTATTGTTTGAACTGTGAAATACCCACCTGCTCCTTGTGCAAAGTCTTTGGTGCCCACAAAGACTGTCAGGTTGCTCCTCTCACAAACGTTTACCAGCAGCAGAAGGTAAATATGTTTTTGTATCTTCTTATCCCCAGCAACTGCAGGGATCATCAACAGGAAGGTATTCCCATGAGCTTCCTGTGAGTTTCTGAGGTGGCCTGAGGGTGCCTTTTTCATTCCTGTTTGTGAGTAAAGGGCTCACACAACTCTGTTGAAACTATTTAAGAgtacagagaaataaatctgtGAGAAATCACACAGAAAGATAATACAACATCTCAATTTTTCTTAGTACAGCGAGTACACATTTTACACCAAGATTTAACAGGAAGCTGAGGATCACCCTTTGGGGGTtcctcatctctttttttcattgcttttatatCAGAACAGTAAGCATGGTTTCCGGCGCATGATTGGAAAGAGAACAGGCCGTTACAAATCAAACTGTTATCTATCACACACTTTTTCCTTTAagcatctgtttaaaaaaaataataagtcAAAAGCCTCTGTCTGCAACTGAATGCAGGAATATTCCGTAGTTGGTAGCACAGGAAGTACCGAACATCTTCTGCCCTTGCTGTCACCAGTAAAagacttgtttatttttaatacagtattAATTTAAAACCTGACTCACTGGGCTATCCTCATGAGATAAACAGCTCATTTTTCTGGAGGGCCCTGGTGGGCCAAGCAATCAGACAGGCCAAGTTTGCAGTCCCAGCCTCCAACTTTGTCACACAGATGCTTGTGTGTGAAAACTACAAATGAGAAGCCGCTTTAGAAAAGTAGTTATAAGCATCCTTTTTGAtcaaaaaaggagagagaagggaagaagttTCTTGGATAGAATCCATGCCTTCAATCACTCTCTTTCCATAGAAATTTGCAAGCAGTGGTTTCTTTCCCAGTGTGCCTGTGGAATGGGGCTCTCATGCTCAAGGCTGAATGTGTAATCCAGAGGCTGAGGGATGCGTGCTTCAAAGGACCCTTTACAAAGCTGTAGAGGCCACAGACACAGTTGTCTTTACAGCTAGATCATTACATTGGTATGGCAAGGGTTCTTTATCCTCCTCAGAACCCTCAGTAAGTTCTCTAGAGAGTAGCTTCTCTCCTCCTCTAAAGACATCCCAGAGTCAACTCCATCTCCACTCTTGGGTAATTCCCTCCTGTCACCTGTGGCAGGGACCTTCTTCCTCCATGCAGAGGTCTCTGCCTCACCAtctgcagctccttcctccctccccattttttgtttccatcaCACAGCAGGGCCCTCCACCTTCCCATTGATCTGGTCTCCATGAGAGGGTTCCGCTGTATGCCTCATGCCAGTtactctctcttccttttctccccctttcctcccttactttctgagcacagctgccagctccACTGCCCTCACTGCAGAACCTCCGTGGTACCCTTGGTCCCTCCAGGTCCTTGGACCATCTTTTCTCCAGGCCTGAGACCTACAGTCCTGAGGGAAATACCACAGTGATGTGGCTGGATccagaaaatgttaaaaacaacagtCCCTCAAAAGAGAGAAAGTCTTCTCTGTCAACAAACCCAAACGGAATGTTTGAGAGTTCTTGAAGCATAGTGCTTTAGATAAAAGCATCTAGAAGAACCTCCTAGAAGAAAGTGCTTCCTCCTCTCCAAATCACAGCTTATTCTCCATTTTCAAAATGCCAGCATTTTCAGATTGTTGTAGGAGAGGAAACAAACGTCAAAACACTCCAGTTTTCCATGGTTCTGATGAAGAGTGCAGTTAACACCATAGTATGGCTCATTCATCCCCTGCTCCCCAGCTTTACATGGGCCACTCCAAAGTGGGATGGTGGATGGCTGGCTTCCAGAGCCCCCAAAGTGTCTAACACCCTCTCGCTTGCTCTCCCCACACTTCCCAGTCTGAGCTGAGTGATGGCATCGCAGTCCTGGTGGGCAGCAATGACAGAGTACAAGGGATAGTCACGCAGCTGGAGGAGACCTGCAAGACAGTTGAGGTAAGTATCACTCCTCATGCAGTTATGTTAATGTGGAGTTGCAGCTTTTAAGCTGGTGGTAATGAGCACTCTTTACTAGACCTCACTTCACTCAGGTGGGTTCCCATATCATTTTGAAAAACCTGTGGCTTTGTATAGTACCAGTTGTAGTGTTTCATCTAAAGGATGTGTCTCGCTCAGCACCCTGCCCCTGGCACTGACCCCGTGACAAAGAGTAAAAGTAATCCACATCAGCATGTCTTGCTCAGCATTCTTAGTTGCATGGATTACAACCCAAGTTAAAAACTGATCCAAAAAATACCATCAGCTCTCAGTCCAGATGCTACAGCTGTAGAAGACCAATATTAGTCTAAGACTTCACTGATTCTGAGAAGAGCCTTATTCTCAGGCACATGGGTTGCCACAACATTGCTCCCAGCTATGTCAGTGAACTCTCCATTTGGCTATTTTGCCTCTAGTGTTCTagtttttaatatatgtatgtagTCCTTTGAGGAATCTTGTGTTGTTTATGGGTGGGATGAGCTTGTTCTCTTACTGTGAATTTATATTTTCTGGTAAAGGTCTTCCTCTGACAGAGCTGGAATTAGTTTTGTGTCATTTAGTAACAGAAGTGGCCTTCATTTCTTCCAAGAGGTCGGCACCAATGAAGCAAATGTAAATTTCAGCTCTGACCAATTTGAGCATCACAGAGTAATAGGCTGAAAGCAGCTCATATGAATTGATTTTATGATCAGTTTCTGAAGCATCTGGTGAAAGAGTCGCATCCCTCTCAGTCTAATTAGAATTCTATTGACACatcagagctggagcagaaaaGGAAACTACAGCGAAGTAGAAGTTAATCCAAGATGTATAGATTCcaaatgataagaaaaaaaattgatcctACAATCTACGTACACAATTGCCCTAGGCTCCTGTTTCCTCAGAGCACGAAAGAAGAGAAAGCGTCCAAGCTCGGTTCAAAGAACATAAAACCATTAGcccaaataaatgagagagtgtTAGCAGCAGAGCCAGAACTTTGTAGTCAGGAAGCTTTCACACTGCACGGATGAAATTGGCTGCTATCAGGACTTTGCAGACAGAAACAAGCCTTTCAAGTGGGTTAACTGCAGAAATTTGAATGATTCAATAGCAAGAGCTTATACTCATTTCAGTTGAACTAGctgatacagaaacaaaacttcaaTCATCATCTGAAGTACGGAGAAAACACTGTGCTAAAAATACTTGTAAAAATACAACAGTTTTGAAACTAGATTCTTCAGAATTATCCACTCAGCTTAAAGCCTAACCTTTAAACTCGAAGCCCAAAGAAAGTGCAGCCATTTTACCCTCAGATTTTCTAACAGGCTTTTCACCTTTAAAgtcagagatggaagaaaatagaTCTTAGAGCTTACCTTGGCACTTCCACGTTATATTTCAAGCAAATCACATTTCCTACCACGCAACAGCTTTGTCTGAATTGACATCAGTTTGTCCTTGAAGTTGAAAAGCTACAGCTGGAGCTGAGAAATGTGCACGCATGGAAGTAGCACTCATAATCCAGGGTTGTCTCTTCCTTTACTTAACGCTTTGCAGAGAACAATGTCTGCTCcagcagaaaatacatgatcatttttctttcagctggaGAAAGCAATAGCCTACTGCTCTATGTTTAGCTATTACTCCTATccaaacctaaaaaaaaaaaaagcaaaacaatttttaaaaagtatctgGTTAATAATTGTATAGCTTTTAATTGATGGAAAAGTATACCAAGTTCATATGTtatactgaagagaaaaagcagaagaaaaatagtggaaaatgacagcaaataattaaatagtgttttgctctgtgaaaaataagtgtcagataataaaggaaaaaattacagtgttttttttcaatGCTAACAGCAGTGACAAGTCAATACAGATAGTTCAGAACAAGCAGTGCAATTCGTGCTCAGTGACTAGgactccttcccttctcttgtagctgtgctttaaaaaacaaagaggcTAAGATTTTTTTAGAATGGGAAGCCATGTCTTTATTAACCTTTTTTATTACTCAGAATGTGATTAGGATAATTCTGTGAAACAGAGACTTAATATGGGAACGttttatacagaaaaacagaaatatttcagcatttgctgTTAGCTTTGCATTCTGACATACAAGGTTCACAACTCTGTAATGTCTGCTGGCAGAAAACAGTATGTATTAAAGCTTAGAAATAGGGAAGGACTTCTCAGGGcactctctctcccttcttccccaAGCACTTGTCCTATATCAAATGTCGAAGACAGCACACACCTGTCCTTAAATTAAGGTTGTTTTACAAGTGATCTGAGTGACATTTCAGAGGAGGTCATTGTAGACTGAAACGCAGCCTGGAGCAAGAGGAAATGCAGGAAACAGtgggagaaagagaggaaaggagtgaaagaggagaggaaggttTTCTGAGGTCTGAACAATAGAACAACACCTGGCTTCCTTATCCCCACCCTACAGTTAATCAGTCAGAAATTTCTTGGAAGGGCCAAGGACTTCTACAAGGGCAGGACTTGGGCAGGACGACCCCATGAGTTTTAAGGTAGGAGTGTCTGTTTAGCCTAGTCTTCCTCATTGGAATCAGAAGTGTGGTATTAGGGGCAATGCAACAACATCTGTATTTGTTCCTCACCCTGCAGCACACTGTGGTGTTTGGCCACCCATCCGTCTTCAGAAGGCCTTCTCCTTTGAACAATACAGAGCAGATTGTTCCCAGCTCTTGGGAAAGAGCTCTGGTTGAAAGTTAAGAAAAAGTGGGGCTCTCTGTAGCCAAATGCCGCAAATAATCAGTCTTACCAGTCCCAAAAGTACTGTGGGGATGTTAATAAGCCTGTGCTGCCAGGATCTCAGCTttatgcctccagggatgaagaTGAGGAATTGATTCAGCCTCAGTTCCTAGGAAAGAGATTAAAGTAACCACCCCCATCCACAACCAGGTATAACCACAATAAGGACATGCCCGTCTGCGTGCCCTGGGGCTCAGAGATGAATCAAGTACTTGGTAGGCCTCAGACATTACAGATAACCTGTCTCCGCTTTCCTCCGCATAAATCTTCCCTTGCAAGTGCAGTGTGTTCTTGTTGGAGAGCGCTCAGTGAAGCAGTCATCAAACCCTTGCTAAGTGAAATACACTGTGTTGTTTGAGTAGAAGGACAGGAAAAGTGTCTCAGAAAATGATGTGAAAATCAATGCCTGAAGGTAGGGTTGGAACCCGATTCCTCCTCCTTGTCTTTGTGCTTTTGTCACACAGCATTTCTTCGCACCACCTCTCCCTCATTCAGCGCACGGTAAATGGGATATAATGGACACCTGCTGTCAAAGCAGAGTCTGAAAGGGCTGATGTAAAAATCAGGCCTAAGCAAGAAAGTTCcaggtagaaaaagaaaattctccaGAACTGCTTTGAGATGGAtgatatttcctttaaaaaacattCCGTTCGTGCAAAGGAACACAGCTGCTACTATGgtgatttttttacttttcctgcAGGCTTTGAAGTATCACTACAGACATCATAAATACCTTTCACAGTTCTTTAGCGGGCTGACAAGTTATACAATAACCTGTTTGGGGGCTTTCAGTGGTTTGAAATCCAGAGTTTGAGAACAGTTTTAAAACTTTTGTTCCAATAGCTTGAACTTTGAAAATTATGAAAGTCTCCGGGGTCATTCAGAATCCTTTGCACTGCTCAAAAAGAGGAATTTCTTTGATGAAAACGCTTCCAAGTAACTGTAAAAATAGAAACTCTTTTAAGAACATAACATGTTTAACATAAACCAAATGATTCACAGGAATGCAGCAGACGACAGAAGGAGCAGCTGTGTGAAAAATTTGATTATCTCTATTCTgtactggaagagagaaaaaatgagatGACACAAATAATCACTAGAACCCAAGAGGAGAAACTGGAACATGTCCGCTCCCTGATGAAGAAGTATGCGGATCACTTGGAAGCTGTGTCTAAGCTGGTAGAGTCAGGAATCCAGTTCATGGAAGAACCAGAAATGGCCGTGTTTTTGCAGGTACAAAGTCTATAAGCAGAGGTAGAAGAAGAGCAATGGTTTACTGAAGCACTATGTAAGCATTTCTGAATTTTAGGCACATCCAAAATTCGGTCAACTTTGAATGAATTCTCAtacaaactcattttaaaacttACATCCGTGCAGACAAGGCCTCTCATGAATAGTATCCAAATAAAGGGCAAGTGTTGGCCATTTGCACCAAAATATACTATCCTGTGGGAAGGTTTTGTGTTCCCAGGGGAAATAGgaattttagtatttttctacatgttttttattttctcacccCTCAAATACAAACAGAGATTTCTGTGATTTAGAGATTTCATTTGCACAGTAACAGTGACGAACTTTCCAGGATTACATGTAGATACCATAAGTCCAGTCTTTGTGCTTTTACTTCAAAGCTTCTATATTTGCATAATATGAACTCAGAACAGCTGATTAGGAAACCATTGGTAGCCTGTTCCTGAATTCATTGGTGTAGAATGTCTGTCCTGCAGTGTTCCAGTTCCTCTACATTAAAGGCTgaaaattttttttccaaaaggaaaacaagaacaaaaaacttatttttatcaAATAATGGCTGTTGAGGAGCACAGTATTCTTTCAAGACAAATAAAGTTCTGTGGCTCCAGATGTATACCTTCATGGATGCTGTGAAAGATGTTGTAACAAGAGGTTGTAGTAAAACAATTGCTTTTCACTACAAATGCACactccaaaaaaagaaaaaaaaatctgtttcatttttgtaaatattttgtgtatttgcTGTCAGATCTTAATTAAATAAGTCGTCAGTGAACTGAGAAGATTACTTAGCTGATTACTAATTTCCATGCAAGTCTGATCTCATTCACTGACTTCATGACTGTAATTTTTGAGATCCATACTGATGTGTTTAGAAGCAGCTGGTGTAAGAATTAGATCTCAGTGTATAATATATCTCAAAAAATGGAACTGTTTAATAAGTcagatatttcctttttgtctcCACAGAATGCAAAAacattgctccaaaagtaagtATTCAAACTCAAGACACTTGATTTTTTATAATGAATTACAGATTGCAGATCTATCTgcaaatccaaatgcaaataACCAATCTCTTTGTTTTAGAATTACTGAAGCATCTAAAGgatttcagatggaaaaaatagaagacGGGTATGAAAATATGAACCAATTCACAGTGAACCTcagtagagaagaaaagataataCGAGAAATTGATTTTGACAGAGGTATGTCATTTATTTCACCTAAATAGATGTCTTAAATTGCAGTTGTATGTCATCTACATGATGATACAGATTAAGAAAACTTGAAtcacatatttcttttcatcccAAGGTGTAACTGGACCATTTTGTAtctattataataaaaaaaataaagcatcacAGTTAAAAATCACATAATCTGTTTGCACCatgaattttactttttatgtAGCCTCAAGACTTCCCTAAGAGCATGATCTTTACTGACTCTTCATGTGAAGGAATCACAAAGTTAAGCACTTATCTCAGTCTATAAAGTACTTTTTCCCACCCAGAAGATGCCATTATTTTATGGCTTATCTTCTATTGAAAGTCATTACAGAAATAGAATGTTTACTACTGAAAGAAATTAGGAAAGATGTACCTTTTTAATTTGTAGTATTAGAGAAATGTAACAGAAATGTGTCAAATTCAGGATCGCAGTTatggaaggaagcaaagattgTCATAATCTTTCATACATTTAACATCTTGTTGTTGCATGATTTGTTGTGACATAATGACTAAATATATCTCATGTGCCTATGTGCCAAC is part of the Gallus gallus isolate bGalGal1 chromosome 2, bGalGal1.mat.broiler.GRCg7b, whole genome shotgun sequence genome and harbors:
- the TRIM55 gene encoding tripartite motif-containing protein 55 isoform X1 yields the protein MPLEKLGMSTSLGYKSFSKEQQTMDNLEKQLICPICLEMFTKPVVILPCQHNLCRKCASDIFQASNPYLPTRGGTTVASGGRFRCPSCRHEVVLDRHGVYGLQRNLLVENIIDIYKQESTRPERKCDLPMCEEHEDERINIYCLNCEIPTCSLCKVFGAHKDCQVAPLTNVYQQQKSELSDGIAVLVGSNDRVQGIVTQLEETCKTVEECSRRQKEQLCEKFDYLYSVLEERKNEMTQIITRTQEEKLEHVRSLMKKYADHLEAVSKLVESGIQFMEEPEMAVFLQNAKTLLQKITEASKGFQMEKIEDGYENMNQFTVNLSREEKIIREIDFDREEEAEEEEEETVEGEDLDEVHTESSGEEGEEEEKEEEEGAERAPQPPQQDPEQQNAVGCF